From the Fusobacterium perfoetens ATCC 29250 genome, the window AGCGGGAAACTGACTTTAAGATAAGTACTCTATAGACAACTTCGAGACTAGGAGTTAGATAGGTTGGGAGTGTAAGTGAAGTAATTCATTAAGCGGACCAATACTAATAAGTCGGAATCTTAATCAAGAGAAATTACTATGTAGTATTGAGTGTTTAAAAACTCAAAATATAAGTTGGCAAGAAAAGCTACGAGGGTACACCTAGTAACATACCGAACCTAGCAGTTAAGCTCGTAAACGCTGAAAGTACTTGGGGGGCAGCCCTCTGGGAGGATAGGAACTTGCCAACTTTTTTTATTTTTTGAAAAAATAAAAAAAGAAAATATAAAATATTTAGAAATTAAAAAGTTATTATGAAAGAGTTATACAATAATTTATATTTTTTATTAATAGTATTTAATACAAAGTAATAAATGTAAAAATTAAAATAAGATTTAAAAAAATGAATTTATATTTTGATTGAAATATAAAAAATAGAGTAAAAGGATTTATCAAAGTTTGCTAAGTTTTAAAAAATATATAAAGTATAATATAAAAATAAAAATTTTAATATAGATTTGTGATAAAAAATTAATAAATAAAATATTTTAAAAGTAGAAAAAATTAAGATTAAGAAAAAAAAGAACTGAGTAAAACATTTTTTGAAATGTTACTCAGTTTTTTTTATAACTTTAAATTTTTTAATAAAAATTATCTAAGTTAAAGATAGAATTATATTTTATTTATTTTTTGATTTACGAGTTCTTTTTTTAGTAATTTTTTCTTGTTCTTTAGTGAAGTCATCAATTCTTTTATTGAAAGTAGAAGCTGGTTTAAAATTAATTCTATATTTTGTTTCAGTCATAATCATTTCACCAGTTTTAGGATTTCTACCTTCTCTACCTTTTAAAATTCTTTTTTCAAAATTTCCAAATTTTCTTAAAATAACAAGGTCATCTTTTTCCATAGCCACCTTCATAGTTTCCATAAATAATTCTACTTGTTGTGCTGCTACAGAAAAACTTTCAATATTTCCCAATTCTTGATAAAGAGCAACAAAATCTTTCTTTTTCATCATAATATAGTTTTCCTCCCATTAAAAAATAATAAAAAAAATCAAAAAGTATTTTTTTAGAATATAATATCATATTTTAATGAAAAAAAAAAGAGAAAAATTAAAAAAACTTTATAATCATGAGTTTATATGATAAAATAGTAAAAAATATATTCATAAGAAATGAGGAGGGTTAATGATAGGGGCTTTTTTTGATATAGATGGTACTATATGTAGAAATTCACTTTTAACAGAACACTTTAAAAAGATGATTAAATATGAATTAATTGACCCTTTAGTTTATGAAGGAAAAGTTAAAGAAACTTTTAGATTATGGACTGAGAGAGTAGGAGATTATGATGGATATTTATTAACTCTTACAGAAAGTTATGTAAATGCTATGATTGGAATTTCAGAAAAAGATAATGAGTTTGTATCAGAACAGGTAATGAAATTGAAAGGAAATAGAGTTTATAAATATACAAGAGAAAGAATAAAATGGCATAAAGAGCAAGGACATAAAGTAATTTTTATATCTGGAAGTCCTGATTTTCTAGTAAGAAGAATGGCTGAAAAATGGGGAGCTAATGATTATCAAGGTTCGATTTATCATATAAAAGATGGAAAATTTTCTGGTGAAATATCTCCTATGTGGGATTCTAAAAATAAAATTAAAAGTTTAAATAAATTTTGTGAAAAATATGATATTGATTTAGAAAAAAGTTTTGCTTATGGAGATACTAGTGGTGATTATTCAATGTTGAAATCTGTTGGGAATCCTATAGCAATTAATCCATCTAAAGAATTTTTAGATAAAATAAGAAATGATAAAGAAATTGCACAAAAGGTAAAAATAGTAATAGAAAGAAAAGATGTAATATACAAAGTTAATATAAATGTAGAAACTATAGATTAATTTGGGAGGAATAATGGAGGAATTTGTATTTTTAAAACCAAGAAAAATGAAACATCCAGTTAATGGGATGACTTTAGAATACTTAGAGAAGCAAAGTGCAATAGCAGCACTTTTAGTTTCTAATGATGGGAAAAAAGGATATTTTGTAGAACAATTTAGACCTGGCATTAAAGAAAATTCTTTAGAAGTTATAGCAGGACTTATAGATGAAGGTGAAGTACCAGAAGATGCTTTATATAGAGAAGTAAGAGAGGAAGGAGGATATTCTAGGGAAGATTATGATATTATTTATGAGGAAAAGAAACCTTTAGCAATATCTCCTGGATATACTGAAGAAAAATTGAGTTTATATATTTTAAAATTAAAAGATAAAGCAAATCAAAAAGAATTAAAGTTAGATGAAGGAGAAGATTTAACAGGAAAATGGTTTGATTTTGACGAAATTTTAGAGAAATCTCAGGATTTCAAAACTTTTTATTTAGTAAAAATATATAAATATTTAGGAAAATAATGAATAAATTAAAATTACCAGATAGTTTAAAAGATATTGAAGTAGTTATTAATAGAAAAAAAATAAAAAATATAATAATAAAAATAGATGATGAGTGTAAAATAAAAATTTCCTTACCTTTTGGAGTACCAAATAATTATGTAGAAAAAATTATTGAAAAAAGGGAAAAATGGATATTAGAAATAATTAGTCAAAAGAAAAAAATAAAAAATAATTTTGATGAAAATTTTATTTATTTAGGAAAAAGTTATCAAATACAAATAAATAATTCTATGGAAGAATTTTGTCAATTAAAAAATGGAAAATTTTATATAAATATTCAGAAAAATTCTTTTGAAAATAGAAAAAAATTAATTGATAAGTGGATATGTGAAAATTTTTATGATTTAATGATAGAGTTAACTATGACTATAGGAGAAAAAATAGGATATACTCCAATTAAAATAAAATTTAGAGATATGAAAACTAGATGGGGTTCTTGTAATTCTATGAAAAAAAGTATTACCTACAATCATCAGTTGTATAAGAAATCTATTTATTTTATAGAATATGTTGTATTACATGAGTTAGCTCATATTCCATATCCTCATCATCAAAAAACTTTTTGGGAATTTATTGAAAAAATTATGCCTGATTGGAAAGAAAGAAAAAAATTAGGAAATATTTGATAAAATTTTGTTAAAAAAATAAAAATATAATAAAATTGAAAAATTTTATTAGGAGGTTTTATGAAACCTAAAAATATGGGACAAATAAATTTTTTTACTGAAATGTCAGAACATCAAATTTCAGCACAAGAATTTTTTGGAAATGTTTTATTAGAATCAATTAAGAGAAATTTTGGGTTAAAAAAAATAGTTATTTTCTTTTTTGATGTTCAAGGAAAATTTTTATCTTTGATAAATTCAGAAGATACTAAAAAAAATGATACCAAACATCCTTATAAAGAATTTGTATTAATAGATATTATAAGACATATAATATTTCAGGATGCTGTAAGAGATAAATTAACTTATTTTGATGTAACTCCTAGAATATATAAATCAACAGACATTATAAGTAAAAGTGACTATAATAAATCTTCATATGTAGAGTTTTTGGAAAAGAATTTTAATGCACATTATAGTTTAACAGTACCTTTTGGAATAAATGCTTATATTCAAGTAAGTTTTTTTAAATCTTATGATGAGGGAGATTTTTCAGAAGAAGAAACAGAAGAATTAAAAAAGATATATGTATATATAGCAAATTCTTATAAAAATTTTAAGAAATATGAACAAGCTAAAATAATAGCTAATATTCAAAATGAAATAATAGCACGTGGAGAAAAGGCATATTTAATTACAGATGATTTTATGCATATTTTAAGTTATAATGAGCTTGCTAAGGATTATTTAAAAGATATATTTGGAGAAGCTGTTACAGAACAGATAAATAGTGAAATTCCTTGTTATTGGTTACCTTTTTTATTAGGAGATGATATGTCTAATGATGAAAAGGATATTAAGACAAGAATTATAAAAAATTGTATATTTAAAATTTATACATATAATCAAACTTACTCAAATGGAATTGTAGATAAATATCATTGGATAACTATTTCTCAAAAAATACCTATTAAAAAAGAGTTTAGTTCTTCAGAAGATAAATTAACAAAAACAGAGGAAAGAATAGTAGAATTATTACATAAAGGATTAACTTATAAAGAAATATCAAATGAATTAGTAGTAAGTTATCACACAGTGAAAAAGCACATTCAAAATATTTATACAAAATGTGGAGTAAATAGTCGTTTTGAATTATATAAATGGATAGAAGAAAGAGAATAAAAAATAAATAAAAAAGTAAAAATCCTATTAGATTTATCTAATAGGATTTTTTTGATTATTTTTTACTCAAAAAACGAATATAAATTACTCTCTAAAAAACGAATAATTAATATAAGGAATATTCCTTATATTAAAATAGTATCAATGGCTACTTGTGTGTAAAAATAATAGTTGCTAAAATATTATTGACAATGTGTTATTTTATAAAACAATATAAAATACTAGAAAAAATATTTGGGAGGAATATTTGTGCAAGAGGGAATAGTTTTTAATATCCAAAGATTTACAATACATGATGGTCCTGGATTAAGAACAGAACTTTTTTTAAAAGGTTGTCCTTTGAGATGTGATTGGTGTAGTAATCCTGAAAGTTGGAGTATTAATATACAACCAGGAGTTTATAAGAAAAAATGTATCTCTTATAAGAAATGTGCAGAATGTGAGACAGCTTGTCAAGAAAAAAATGTTCTTAAGTTTTATAGAGGAAAACTTATAGAAATAGATAGGGAAAAATGTTCTAATTGTATGAAATGTACTGATGCCTGTCCTTCAGAAGCTATAAAGCAATGGGGTAAAAAGATGTCAGTAGAAGAATGTATGGAAATAATTAGAAAAGATAAAGGATATTATGAACGTTCTGGTGGAGGAGTTACAGTTTCAGGTGGAGACCCTTTAGTTCAAAGTGATTTTGTATTAGAACTTTTTAAAAAATGTAAAGAAGAAAATATTCAGACTTGTTGTGAATCAACATTTTATTCTGATTGGAAAAATATAGAAAAACTATTACCATATACAGATTTAATAATATCAGATATAAAATTTATGGATAGAGAAAAGCATAAACAATATACAGGAGTATATAATGATTTGATTTTAGAAAATTTAAAAAAATTGTCGAAAGAAAAATCAGAAATTATATTGAGAATACCTGTAATACCAAATATAAATGATGATATGGAAAATATAAAATCAACAGCAGATTTTATTTTAAATGAAATGAACAATTCAGTTAGAACTTTACAATTATTAAGTTTTATGAGATTGGGTGAAGAAAAATATACTTCTTTAGGTATTCCTTATAAAATGGAAAATGTAAAAATAAATAGACGAAGTTTTCAAAAAAAAGTAAATGAAATAGCTAAGTATTTTAATGAACGTGGAATTCATTGTTTAGTAGGAACAAAAGAAAAAGAATAAAATAAATTTAAGATAAATAAAATGGAGGTAAATTATGGCAGAGATTCATACAACTGCAAGTGGTGTAGAAAAATTTGATCATATTTATTGTTTAGGATATCAAGTTAATCATGAAGATTGGTCTCCTTTTAAAAGAGTAAATTATTTAAGACAAACTTTTTTAGATCGTTCTTATGATGTTGATGTAGACCGTTTAAGATTAGTTACAGAAGCATATAAAAAACATGAAAAAGAATCTAAAAAATTACAATGTGCATATGCTTTTGAAAATATATTATTAAATACAAAATTATATATTTATCCAGAAGATTTAATTTTAGGGGAAATAGCAGCTCCAGCTAAAGCAGCTCCTATTTATCCAGAATTTTCTGTAGATTGGATAATAGATGAAATATTACATTCTCCTTTTGAAGAACGTGCTCATGACCAATTCTATATAAGAAATGATGAAGAAAGAAAAGAAATTGTAGAATTATGTAGATACTGGCAAGGAAAAACAGTTGAAGATATAATTAACTCAAGATTAGAAGAGGAACAAACTAAAGGGTCACAATTAGGTAAAAAAATATTTCAAACAAATGTTTATCATTATGCAGGAGTAGGACATTTAGCTATTGATTATGGAAAATTAATGAAAGTTGGATATAATGGTTTAATTAATGAAGCTAAAGAAAAATTAAATAAATTAGATAAAAAAGACCCTTATTATGGAGACAAAAGAGATTTTTACAATGCTTTAATAATTATGCATGAAGCTGCTAAAAAATATATATTAAGATATGCAAATCTATCTGAGGAATATGCTAGTAAAGAAGAAAATTTAGTTAGAAAACAAGAATTAGAACAAATGGCTAAAAATTGTTATGAAATAGCAGGAGAACCACCAAAAACTTTTTGGCAAGCTTTACAATTATTTAATATAGCAACAACATTGATTCAAATTGAAGGAAATGGACATTCAATTTCTTACGGACGTATGGACCAATGGTTATATGAATTTTACGAAAAAGATATAAATGAAAAAAGAATTACAAAAGAATTTGCTTTAGAACTTCTTGAAGTTCAATATGTAAAAATGAATAATCCAACAAAATTAAAAGATAAAGGAACAGTAGTAGTTCGTAATGGACGTGGTTTTGGAGGAGAAAGTCTTACTATAGGTGGAGTAGACCGTGATGGAAATGATGTAACAAATGATTTAACAATTTTAATGTTAGAAGCTTCTGCACATACTCGTATGATGAATCCATGGGTTTGTGTACGTATGCATGAAAATACTCCTTATGAATTAAAAGTAAAAACTGTAGAATGT encodes:
- a CDS encoding NUDIX hydrolase, with the translated sequence MEEFVFLKPRKMKHPVNGMTLEYLEKQSAIAALLVSNDGKKGYFVEQFRPGIKENSLEVIAGLIDEGEVPEDALYREVREEGGYSREDYDIIYEEKKPLAISPGYTEEKLSLYILKLKDKANQKELKLDEGEDLTGKWFDFDEILEKSQDFKTFYLVKIYKYLGK
- the hpfG gene encoding (2S)-3-sulfopropanediol dehydratase, encoding MAEIHTTASGVEKFDHIYCLGYQVNHEDWSPFKRVNYLRQTFLDRSYDVDVDRLRLVTEAYKKHEKESKKLQCAYAFENILLNTKLYIYPEDLILGEIAAPAKAAPIYPEFSVDWIIDEILHSPFEERAHDQFYIRNDEERKEIVELCRYWQGKTVEDIINSRLEEEQTKGSQLGKKIFQTNVYHYAGVGHLAIDYGKLMKVGYNGLINEAKEKLNKLDKKDPYYGDKRDFYNALIIMHEAAKKYILRYANLSEEYASKEENLVRKQELEQMAKNCYEIAGEPPKTFWQALQLFNIATTLIQIEGNGHSISYGRMDQWLYEFYEKDINEKRITKEFALELLEVQYVKMNNPTKLKDKGTVVVRNGRGFGGESLTIGGVDRDGNDVTNDLTILMLEASAHTRMMNPWVCVRMHENTPYELKVKTVECIRAGYGHPKIFNDTSAIKAMLRKGMTLEEARDYCVVGCVEPDLPGKEYGWHDAAYVNTAKMMEMVVNGGRCLDCGPHCMRWAKCGALGKQLGPNTGSLETYKSFEEVLESVDKQFAYWTDQMCSSMNIIDLAHRERKPLPYVSAFYEDCIESGKDLTEGGAKYNGIGPQASGIATCADSLATIKQLMFDEKRFTGKELLQAIKDNWVGHEKLYALVNSSKVHHYGNDDDYADDLFKFMFECYCCHIRGRKTTRGGEFSPGVYSVNANVGMGLFTNASLDGRKVGEAISDNMGPVHTDGGSHDISGPTAIVNSVAKVDHSLASNGTLLNLRFPQEAVAGIEGRDNLISFIEEYISKKGMHVQFNIMSSATMRAAQKKPELYKDMLVRVAGYSAYFVELGKPLQKDLIQRTELHF
- the hpfH gene encoding (2S)-3-sulfopropanediol dehydratase activating enzyme encodes the protein MQEGIVFNIQRFTIHDGPGLRTELFLKGCPLRCDWCSNPESWSINIQPGVYKKKCISYKKCAECETACQEKNVLKFYRGKLIEIDREKCSNCMKCTDACPSEAIKQWGKKMSVEECMEIIRKDKGYYERSGGGVTVSGGDPLVQSDFVLELFKKCKEENIQTCCESTFYSDWKNIEKLLPYTDLIISDIKFMDREKHKQYTGVYNDLILENLKKLSKEKSEIILRIPVIPNINDDMENIKSTADFILNEMNNSVRTLQLLSFMRLGEEKYTSLGIPYKMENVKINRRSFQKKVNEIAKYFNERGIHCLVGTKEKE
- a CDS encoding HU family DNA-binding protein translates to MMKKKDFVALYQELGNIESFSVAAQQVELFMETMKVAMEKDDLVILRKFGNFEKRILKGREGRNPKTGEMIMTETKYRINFKPASTFNKRIDDFTKEQEKITKKRTRKSKNK
- a CDS encoding M48 family metallopeptidase; the protein is MNKLKLPDSLKDIEVVINRKKIKNIIIKIDDECKIKISLPFGVPNNYVEKIIEKREKWILEIISQKKKIKNNFDENFIYLGKSYQIQINNSMEEFCQLKNGKFYINIQKNSFENRKKLIDKWICENFYDLMIELTMTIGEKIGYTPIKIKFRDMKTRWGSCNSMKKSITYNHQLYKKSIYFIEYVVLHELAHIPYPHHQKTFWEFIEKIMPDWKERKKLGNI
- a CDS encoding HAD family hydrolase, with amino-acid sequence MIGAFFDIDGTICRNSLLTEHFKKMIKYELIDPLVYEGKVKETFRLWTERVGDYDGYLLTLTESYVNAMIGISEKDNEFVSEQVMKLKGNRVYKYTRERIKWHKEQGHKVIFISGSPDFLVRRMAEKWGANDYQGSIYHIKDGKFSGEISPMWDSKNKIKSLNKFCEKYDIDLEKSFAYGDTSGDYSMLKSVGNPIAINPSKEFLDKIRNDKEIAQKVKIVIERKDVIYKVNINVETID
- a CDS encoding response regulator transcription factor, which encodes MKPKNMGQINFFTEMSEHQISAQEFFGNVLLESIKRNFGLKKIVIFFFDVQGKFLSLINSEDTKKNDTKHPYKEFVLIDIIRHIIFQDAVRDKLTYFDVTPRIYKSTDIISKSDYNKSSYVEFLEKNFNAHYSLTVPFGINAYIQVSFFKSYDEGDFSEEETEELKKIYVYIANSYKNFKKYEQAKIIANIQNEIIARGEKAYLITDDFMHILSYNELAKDYLKDIFGEAVTEQINSEIPCYWLPFLLGDDMSNDEKDIKTRIIKNCIFKIYTYNQTYSNGIVDKYHWITISQKIPIKKEFSSSEDKLTKTEERIVELLHKGLTYKEISNELVVSYHTVKKHIQNIYTKCGVNSRFELYKWIEERE